A window of the Mannheimia granulomatis genome harbors these coding sequences:
- the trmB gene encoding tRNA (guanosine(46)-N7)-methyltransferase TrmB produces the protein MSEKQTFADKKRKTVEQAEFTEDGRYLRKVRSFVLRTGRLSDYQRDMMNNNWANLGLDYQSTPFDFAQIFGNNNPVVLEIGFGMGRSLVEMAEQNPNRNYIGIEVHTPGVGACIAYALEKGVKNLRVICHDATEILRDSIAEGTLGGLQLYFPDPWQKAKHHKRRIVQPEFITRVLAKLSPNGFIHFATDWENYAEHMLEVLRQFEAELENTSASNDFIPRPDFRPLTKFEERGHRLGHGVWDLYFIKK, from the coding sequence ATGTCAGAAAAACAGACTTTTGCAGACAAAAAACGTAAAACCGTAGAGCAAGCTGAATTCACCGAAGATGGTCGCTATTTACGAAAAGTGCGTAGCTTTGTGTTACGTACCGGTCGTTTAAGCGATTATCAGCGTGATATGATGAATAATAACTGGGCAAATTTAGGCTTAGATTATCAATCAACCCCCTTTGATTTTGCACAGATTTTTGGTAATAACAATCCAGTTGTCTTGGAAATCGGTTTCGGTATGGGAAGATCGCTGGTGGAAATGGCGGAACAAAACCCGAATCGTAACTACATCGGTATTGAAGTTCACACCCCGGGTGTGGGGGCTTGTATTGCTTATGCGTTAGAGAAAGGAGTAAAAAACCTACGGGTTATTTGCCACGATGCGACTGAAATTCTACGAGATAGTATTGCAGAAGGCACTCTTGGCGGCTTGCAGTTATATTTTCCAGATCCTTGGCAAAAAGCAAAACACCATAAACGTCGTATTGTGCAGCCTGAGTTTATTACACGTGTACTGGCTAAATTAAGCCCAAATGGCTTTATTCATTTTGCGACCGATTGGGAAAATTATGCCGAGCATATGCTTGAAGTGCTTCGTCAATTTGAGGCAGAGCTAGAGAATACATCGGCAAGCAATGATTTTATTCCACGTCCGGATTTCCGCCCTTTGACCAAATTTGAAGAGCGTGGACATCGTTTAGGACATGGTGTTTGGGATTTATATTTTATCAAAAAATAA
- a CDS encoding beta-ketoacyl-ACP synthase III yields the protein MNSKILATGSYLPVYVRTNAELEKMVDTSDEWIVTRSGIRERRIAAADETVATMGFAAAQKALEMAQIDANEIDLIIVGTTTNSHAYPSAACQIQGLLGIEDAIAFDVAAACTGFVYALSVADQFVRNGKVKKALVIGSDINSRMLDETDRSTVVLFGDGAGAVILEASNEPGILSTHLHASADLENNLTLKSQKRGEDRSGFIEMQGNSTFKIAVNQLSSVVEETLEANNLEKSDLDWLIPHQANLRIISATAKKLDMEMEQVVVTLDKYANTSAATVPVALDEAVRDGRVKRGQLLLLEAFGGGWTWGSALVKF from the coding sequence ATGAATAGCAAAATTTTAGCAACGGGGAGCTATTTGCCGGTTTATGTGCGCACTAATGCAGAGTTGGAGAAAATGGTAGATACCTCTGATGAATGGATTGTTACCCGTTCAGGTATCCGCGAACGTCGTATCGCAGCAGCAGATGAAACCGTTGCAACAATGGGCTTTGCAGCCGCTCAGAAAGCTTTAGAAATGGCACAAATTGATGCCAATGAAATTGATTTAATCATTGTTGGTACTACAACCAATTCACATGCTTACCCTAGTGCCGCTTGCCAAATTCAAGGTTTGCTGGGTATTGAAGATGCGATTGCTTTTGATGTGGCTGCAGCTTGCACGGGCTTTGTGTATGCTTTAAGCGTGGCCGATCAATTTGTGCGTAACGGCAAAGTGAAAAAAGCCTTGGTTATCGGCTCAGATATTAATTCCAGAATGTTGGATGAAACCGACCGTAGTACCGTTGTGCTATTTGGTGATGGTGCGGGGGCTGTTATTTTAGAAGCAAGTAATGAGCCAGGGATTCTTTCAACCCACTTACATGCCTCAGCGGATTTAGAGAATAATCTCACTTTAAAAAGCCAAAAACGGGGTGAAGATCGTTCAGGCTTTATTGAAATGCAGGGAAATTCTACTTTCAAGATAGCGGTTAATCAGCTTTCAAGCGTAGTGGAAGAAACGCTTGAAGCAAATAATTTAGAAAAATCAGATTTGGATTGGTTGATTCCTCATCAGGCAAATTTGCGTATTATTTCTGCAACAGCTAAAAAGTTAGATATGGAAATGGAGCAAGTGGTAGTCACACTAGATAAGTATGCTAACACCAGTGCTGCGACGGTACCTGTTGCTTTAGATGAAGCTGTACGTGACGGACGGGTTAAACGTGGTCAGTTATTACTCCTTGAGGCATTCGGTGGTGGCTGGACTTGGGGTTCTGCGTTGGTGAAATTTTAA
- a CDS encoding D-hexose-6-phosphate mutarotase: protein MSHSLIKSFCAELNLLQYNELAVLVVEHPKVKAKIALQGAQLLSWQPQHTAKDVLWLSEIAPFQIGTAIRGGVPICHPWFGTVKVPAHGTSRIQEWCLTEYSVASDNVRLVFTLAGEAKIEMILGEICELNFTHLGKEPAQAALHTYFNIADIEQLEVNGLPTRCFDKLTNQEVSVPSPRIIRENVDCIYEAEQINRIEDIGHNRTIVVEHINATETVLWNPWHKQTNGMSEHAYHNMVCVETARLSRLLEQNGTMGVRISVR, encoded by the coding sequence ATGAGCCACTCTTTAATCAAAAGTTTTTGTGCTGAGCTTAATTTATTGCAGTATAACGAGCTTGCTGTATTGGTCGTTGAGCATCCAAAAGTGAAAGCGAAAATTGCTCTGCAAGGGGCACAATTGTTAAGTTGGCAACCACAGCATACTGCTAAAGATGTGTTATGGTTGAGTGAAATCGCGCCTTTTCAAATAGGAACAGCCATTCGTGGTGGTGTGCCGATTTGCCATCCATGGTTTGGTACAGTGAAAGTACCGGCTCATGGTACATCACGCATTCAAGAGTGGTGTTTAACGGAATATTCGGTTGCATCAGACAATGTTCGTTTAGTCTTTACTTTGGCTGGTGAGGCAAAAATTGAGATGATTTTAGGTGAAATCTGCGAGCTGAATTTTACTCATTTAGGTAAAGAGCCTGCACAAGCTGCATTACACACCTATTTTAATATCGCGGATATTGAGCAATTAGAGGTAAACGGATTACCAACGCGTTGTTTTGATAAATTAACCAATCAGGAGGTAAGTGTACCTTCGCCACGCATTATCCGTGAAAATGTAGATTGTATTTATGAGGCAGAACAGATAAATAGAATTGAAGATATAGGGCATAATCGTACTATTGTTGTTGAGCATATCAATGCCACAGAAACGGTATTATGGAACCCTTGGCATAAGCAAACCAACGGTATGAGTGAACACGCTTATCACAATATGGTATGTGTAGAGACTGCCCGTTTAAGCCGATTGCTGGAGCAAAATGGCACAATGGGGGTGAGAATTTCAGTAAGATAA
- the fbp gene encoding class 1 fructose-bisphosphatase → MKTLGEFIIEKQAEYPGAKGELSGILSSIRLAAKIIHREINRAGLSQDILGTAGSENVQGEAQMKLDVFANETMKKALLAREDVAGFASEEDDDFVAFDTERGRNAKYILMTDPLDGSSNIEVNVSVGTIFSIYRRVSPIGTPVTQEDFLQEGRKQVAAGYVTYGSSTMLVYTTGNGVNGFTYDPSLGLFILSHPDLKTPTEGKYYSINEGQYVTFPQGVKRFIKYCQETDEASKRPYSSRYIGSLVSDFHRNLLKGGIYIYPTSTVYPKGKLRLLYECNPIAFLAEQAGGMATDGINPILDIKPTELHQRVPFFVGSSSMVEQAGKFMREFAE, encoded by the coding sequence ATGAAAACGCTCGGCGAATTTATTATTGAAAAACAAGCCGAATACCCTGGCGCAAAAGGCGAATTAAGCGGAATTTTATCTTCTATTCGTTTAGCTGCGAAAATTATTCACCGTGAAATTAACCGTGCAGGCTTAAGCCAAGATATTCTAGGTACTGCCGGCTCTGAAAATGTACAAGGTGAAGCTCAAATGAAGTTAGATGTTTTTGCTAACGAAACCATGAAAAAAGCCTTGCTGGCTCGTGAAGATGTGGCAGGCTTTGCCTCCGAAGAAGATGACGATTTTGTTGCATTTGATACTGAACGGGGGCGTAACGCCAAATATATTTTAATGACCGACCCGCTAGACGGTTCATCTAATATTGAAGTGAATGTGTCGGTTGGAACAATTTTCTCTATCTACCGTCGTGTTTCGCCAATTGGCACACCTGTTACGCAAGAAGATTTTCTACAAGAAGGCCGCAAACAAGTCGCTGCTGGTTATGTGACTTACGGCTCATCAACAATGCTGGTTTACACAACGGGTAACGGCGTAAACGGTTTTACTTACGATCCATCATTGGGGCTGTTTATTCTCTCCCACCCTGATTTAAAAACACCAACAGAAGGAAAATATTACTCTATCAACGAAGGACAATATGTCACCTTTCCACAAGGGGTAAAACGTTTTATTAAATATTGCCAAGAAACCGATGAGGCCAGCAAACGCCCTTATTCATCACGTTATATCGGTTCACTGGTGTCTGATTTCCACCGTAATTTACTCAAAGGCGGAATTTATATCTATCCAACCTCCACCGTTTACCCCAAAGGGAAATTACGCTTACTCTATGAATGCAACCCGATTGCCTTCCTAGCAGAACAAGCAGGCGGTATGGCAACCGATGGAATCAACCCGATTTTAGACATTAAGCCCACCGAGCTACACCAACGTGTTCCATTCTTCGTCGGCTCAAGCTCAATGGTTGAACAAGCGGGCAAATTTATGCGGGAATTTGCAGAATAA
- the mobA gene encoding molybdenum cofactor guanylyltransferase MobA: protein MAEEISAVILAGGLARRMKGVEKGLQLLNEKLLISHILAKLSPQVDDIWLNINREFKQYQQFYPDLPHYRDSLPDFQGPLSGMLSGLEQIDSDYLLFVPCDSPFLPANLLQKLYTALRINDANIAYAHDGERAHPTFALVHRSLKEVLKQYLVSGERRLLWFFQSQKSVAVDFSDQKTAFSNFNTLDELAQVSSPFPIKTLAITGYSGTGKTTLLEKLIPKLTACDIRVGLIKHSHHNVEIDKKGKDSYRLREAGANPTMIVCDERWALMTETRQAVEFSQLIAKFDPLAVDLVLVEGFKHEQMPKIQLHRKEIDKILPELDGWTIATATDYPLDRENVLDINNVEQIAEFINAWLQTIK, encoded by the coding sequence ATGGCAGAAGAAATAAGTGCGGTTATTTTAGCTGGTGGATTGGCACGTAGAATGAAGGGAGTTGAAAAAGGGTTACAACTTTTAAATGAAAAGCTACTCATTTCCCATATTTTAGCGAAACTTTCCCCACAAGTGGATGATATTTGGCTTAATATCAACCGAGAGTTCAAACAATATCAGCAGTTTTATCCAGACTTGCCTCATTATCGGGACAGCTTGCCTGATTTCCAGGGTCCGTTAAGCGGAATGTTATCCGGTTTAGAACAAATTGATAGCGATTATCTGCTCTTTGTGCCGTGCGACAGCCCGTTTCTGCCGGCTAATTTGCTGCAAAAATTATACACGGCATTGCGTATTAATGATGCTAACATTGCCTATGCCCACGATGGTGAACGAGCGCACCCAACCTTTGCTTTAGTACATCGTTCTCTTAAAGAGGTATTAAAGCAATATTTAGTTTCCGGTGAACGTCGTTTGCTTTGGTTTTTCCAATCGCAAAAAAGTGTGGCGGTAGATTTTTCTGACCAAAAGACTGCCTTTAGCAATTTCAATACATTGGATGAATTGGCGCAAGTTTCTTCTCCCTTCCCGATTAAAACCCTTGCCATTACAGGCTACAGCGGCACCGGCAAAACGACATTATTGGAAAAATTAATCCCAAAATTGACCGCTTGTGACATTCGGGTTGGGCTGATAAAACATTCGCATCACAATGTGGAGATTGATAAAAAAGGTAAAGACAGCTACCGCTTACGCGAAGCAGGAGCAAACCCGACAATGATTGTTTGCGATGAACGCTGGGCATTGATGACTGAAACCAGACAAGCGGTCGAATTTTCCCAATTAATTGCAAAATTTGACCCGCTTGCGGTTGATTTAGTATTGGTGGAAGGGTTCAAACACGAACAAATGCCGAAAATTCAGCTCCACCGAAAAGAGATTGACAAAATACTACCAGAACTGGATGGTTGGACAATTGCCACCGCGACCGATTACCCGCTAGATCGGGAAAATGTATTGGATATTAATAACGTGGAGCAAATTGCTGAGTTTATCAACGCATGGCTGCAAACAATAAAGTAA
- a CDS encoding YihD family protein, translated as MKCKRLEELLELLSEHWRKNPDLHLIDILQQLSVEVGEPNNYAALRDEVLIYQLKMRNADKHEPIPGIKKDYEEDFKTALLRARGILND; from the coding sequence ATGAAGTGTAAACGTTTAGAAGAGTTGCTTGAATTACTTAGCGAGCATTGGCGTAAAAACCCAGATTTACATTTAATCGACATACTACAACAACTTTCGGTAGAAGTTGGTGAACCGAATAATTATGCAGCCTTGCGTGATGAAGTATTGATTTACCAATTAAAAATGCGAAATGCGGATAAACATGAGCCGATTCCGGGCATTAAAAAAGATTATGAAGAGGATTTTAAAACTGCTTTATTGCGTGCGCGTGGAATTTTAAACGATTAA
- the dsbA gene encoding thiol:disulfide interchange protein DsbA, whose amino-acid sequence MKKFALKTAFIALSALCAFNTTAFAADPTAGKEYIEVRKAPSAQKEVVEFFSFYCPHCYDFELSYKIPSQIKAKLPADTKLVQYHVNFLGGQSENLTRAWALAMALGAEDKVKTALFEAARKDSLKSMDDIRAVFLANGITAEQFDNGINSFAVNGLVNKQVQLAEDFQIRGVPAFFVNGQYQLNLEGFTDSSSTNDFIKRYIDAVVFLSKK is encoded by the coding sequence ATGAAAAAATTTGCATTAAAAACTGCTTTTATTGCACTTTCTGCACTTTGTGCTTTTAATACCACAGCATTCGCAGCGGATCCCACTGCCGGCAAAGAATATATTGAAGTACGCAAAGCGCCTTCAGCCCAAAAAGAAGTGGTGGAATTTTTCTCTTTCTACTGCCCACACTGCTATGATTTTGAGCTAAGTTACAAAATCCCATCTCAAATTAAAGCTAAATTACCGGCAGACACTAAATTAGTACAATATCATGTAAATTTTTTGGGTGGTCAATCTGAAAATCTCACTCGTGCTTGGGCATTAGCAATGGCGTTAGGAGCAGAAGATAAAGTCAAAACAGCTCTATTTGAAGCTGCCCGTAAAGATTCATTGAAATCGATGGACGATATTCGTGCCGTCTTTTTAGCAAACGGCATTACCGCTGAACAATTTGATAACGGTATTAATAGCTTCGCGGTAAACGGTTTAGTGAACAAACAGGTTCAACTAGCAGAAGATTTCCAAATTCGTGGTGTTCCGGCATTTTTTGTAAACGGTCAATATCAGCTTAATTTAGAAGGTTTTACCGATTCAAGCTCAACAAATGACTTTATCAAGCGTTATATTGATGCAGTCGTGTTCTTAAGCAAAAAATAA
- a CDS encoding YfcZ/YiiS family protein: MRKTMQQKAEEAHNMCKLKGDSLLDNSNRQISFEAVYNSEDEALQAVEFFTQKAKSVETEPCEIQTEISLVEEGFLMKMWIEFSCEAEVILFQMALR, encoded by the coding sequence ATGCGTAAAACCATGCAACAAAAGGCAGAAGAAGCTCACAATATGTGTAAATTAAAAGGAGACTCTCTGCTAGATAACAGCAACCGTCAGATAAGTTTTGAAGCGGTTTATAACAGCGAAGATGAAGCTTTACAAGCGGTCGAATTTTTTACACAAAAAGCAAAATCGGTGGAAACCGAACCTTGCGAAATCCAAACTGAAATCAGTCTTGTCGAAGAAGGGTTTCTGATGAAAATGTGGATAGAATTTAGCTGTGAAGCAGAAGTAATTTTATTCCAAATGGCACTTCGATAA
- the srmB gene encoding ATP-dependent RNA helicase SrmB — MTQLTTFEELDLHPQLLKALAKKGYSRPTSIQQATIPAALEGRDLLGSAPTGTGKTAAFLLPAIQHLLDYPRRKPGAPRILILTPTRELAMQVAEQAQELAQFTKLSIATITGGVAYQNHGEVFNSNQDIVVATPGRLMQYIKEENFDCRAVEILIFDEADRMLQMGFGQDAEKIAAETRWRKYTWLFSATLEGELLDDFSNRLLNDPIKVDAEPSRRERKKIQQWYYHADNVEHKTKLLARLIGEFSIGKAIVFVRRREDVRELSETLRKRGLRSTYLEGEMAQTQRNQAISRLKEGVVNVLVATDVAARGIDIDDVDFVINYDLPYSADTYLHRIGRTARAGKKGSAISLVEAHDYKLLGKIKRYTEEALKPRIIEGLEPRTKAPKDAELNITSKKEKARIKKKKEVKKEAAKQKVKVRHKDTKNIGKRRKPSSESAVVKQA, encoded by the coding sequence ATGACCCAATTAACTACATTTGAGGAATTAGATTTACACCCTCAACTACTTAAAGCCTTAGCAAAAAAAGGCTATAGCCGCCCAACATCTATTCAACAAGCCACTATTCCTGCTGCTTTGGAAGGGAGAGATTTGCTTGGCTCTGCTCCAACCGGCACAGGTAAAACAGCTGCTTTTTTACTACCGGCCATTCAGCATTTGCTTGATTATCCACGCCGTAAGCCGGGCGCTCCACGTATTTTGATTTTGACCCCAACCCGTGAATTGGCAATGCAAGTAGCAGAGCAGGCGCAAGAGTTAGCTCAGTTTACTAAATTGAGCATCGCAACTATTACCGGTGGTGTGGCTTACCAAAATCACGGTGAAGTGTTTAACAGCAATCAAGATATTGTAGTTGCAACACCGGGGCGTTTAATGCAATACATCAAAGAAGAAAATTTTGATTGCCGGGCGGTAGAAATTCTTATTTTTGATGAGGCAGACCGAATGTTGCAAATGGGCTTTGGGCAAGATGCAGAAAAAATTGCTGCTGAAACCCGCTGGCGTAAATATACTTGGCTTTTTTCCGCGACGCTTGAGGGTGAATTATTGGACGATTTTTCCAACCGTTTATTAAATGATCCGATTAAAGTGGATGCCGAACCAAGCCGCCGTGAGCGTAAAAAAATCCAGCAATGGTATTATCATGCAGATAATGTGGAACATAAAACCAAGCTATTGGCTCGCCTAATCGGGGAGTTTTCGATTGGAAAAGCGATTGTGTTTGTTCGCCGCCGTGAAGATGTGCGAGAGCTTAGCGAAACCCTCCGTAAGCGTGGGCTACGTTCCACCTACCTTGAGGGAGAAATGGCTCAAACTCAACGTAATCAAGCCATTTCCCGTCTAAAAGAGGGTGTGGTAAATGTGTTGGTTGCGACCGATGTAGCGGCTCGAGGAATTGACATTGACGATGTGGATTTTGTGATTAACTACGATTTGCCTTATAGTGCTGATACTTACTTACATCGTATTGGGCGAACCGCTCGCGCAGGCAAAAAAGGCTCGGCGATTTCGTTAGTGGAAGCTCATGATTATAAGCTACTTGGTAAAATTAAACGCTACACTGAAGAGGCGTTAAAACCTCGTATTATTGAGGGCTTAGAGCCACGCACGAAAGCACCGAAAGATGCTGAGCTAAATATCACCAGCAAAAAAGAAAAGGCTCGTATTAAAAAGAAAAAAGAAGTGAAAAAAGAGGCGGCAAAACAGAAAGTGAAAGTTCGCCACAAAGATACTAAAAATATCGGCAAACGCCGTAAGCCAAGCAGCGAGTCGGCAGTGGTTAAACAGGCGTAA
- a CDS encoding GrxA family glutaredoxin: protein MFVEIYGRYSCPYCTRAKALAEKMKAELSDFDFKFIDMITENISKKDLEPRVGKPVATVPQIFIDDTHVGGCTDFQAFVKSKFGIEV from the coding sequence ATGTTTGTTGAGATTTATGGACGTTATTCTTGCCCATATTGCACCCGTGCAAAAGCATTAGCGGAAAAAATGAAAGCGGAATTAAGCGATTTTGATTTCAAATTTATCGATATGATTACAGAAAATATCTCAAAAAAAGATTTAGAACCGCGTGTCGGCAAGCCGGTTGCCACGGTTCCACAAATTTTTATAGACGACACTCACGTTGGTGGCTGCACCGATTTCCAAGCATTTGTGAAAAGCAAATTTGGCATTGAAGTCTAA
- a CDS encoding methionine/alanine import family NSS transporter small subunit, whose amino-acid sequence MMSSAAIITMVVAMVIIWGGLIFAVKRLPKE is encoded by the coding sequence ATGATGAGTTCAGCAGCAATTATTACGATGGTGGTTGCAATGGTAATCATCTGGGGCGGTTTAATCTTTGCGGTTAAACGCTTACCAAAAGAGTAA
- a CDS encoding sodium-dependent transporter, whose amino-acid sequence MSNQSSNAPQRETFSGRGAFIMAAIGSAVGLGNIWRFPYTTYENGGGAFILPYIIALLTAGIPLLFLDYAIGHKYRGGAPLSFRRFSPKFETFGWWQVLINVIIGIYYAVVLGWAASYTYFSLTGAWGDKPVDFFIGEFLKMGDISQGVSFEFVGMVTGPLIAVWLVAIAVLALGIKKGISASSNILMPLLVVMFLVLVGYSLTLPGAAKGLDALFTPNWDKLSDPSVWIAAYGQIFFSLSICFGIMITYSSYLKPKTDLTGSGLVVGFANSAFELLAGIGVFAALGFMALSAGQEVNEVAKGGIGLAFFAFPTIINQAPMGALVGVLFFGSLTFAALTSFISVVEVIVSAVQDKLNAGRVKATLIVGIPMMVVSVLLFGTTTGLPMLDVMDKFVNQFGIVAVAFVSLIAIVTNEKLSTLEKHLNEVSSFKVGFIWRLCIVITSGVLAFMLFSEISKVYREGYEGYPSWFVNTFGWGMAIGLVVVAYLLSKLSWKNEPKGE is encoded by the coding sequence GTGTCTAATCAATCATCTAACGCACCACAAAGAGAAACTTTTTCCGGACGTGGTGCATTTATTATGGCGGCCATTGGTTCCGCTGTCGGCTTAGGAAACATCTGGCGTTTCCCTTATACTACTTATGAAAACGGTGGTGGTGCATTTATTCTGCCATATATTATTGCCTTATTAACCGCAGGTATCCCACTGCTGTTCTTAGACTATGCAATTGGTCATAAATATCGTGGTGGTGCACCGTTATCTTTCCGCCGTTTCAGCCCGAAATTTGAAACCTTCGGTTGGTGGCAAGTGTTAATCAACGTGATCATCGGGATCTACTATGCGGTCGTTCTCGGCTGGGCAGCAAGCTATACTTACTTCTCATTAACAGGGGCATGGGGCGACAAACCGGTGGATTTCTTTATCGGCGAATTCCTGAAAATGGGTGATATTTCACAAGGTGTGAGCTTTGAATTTGTCGGTATGGTCACAGGTCCATTAATCGCAGTATGGCTGGTGGCGATTGCTGTATTGGCATTAGGGATCAAAAAAGGTATCTCTGCCTCCTCTAACATTTTAATGCCGTTATTGGTCGTGATGTTCCTTGTATTAGTGGGTTACTCATTAACTTTACCAGGGGCAGCAAAAGGCTTAGATGCGTTGTTTACACCAAACTGGGACAAACTCTCTGATCCAAGTGTATGGATTGCCGCTTACGGTCAAATCTTCTTCTCACTCTCCATCTGTTTCGGGATCATGATTACTTACTCTTCATACCTGAAACCAAAAACTGACCTAACCGGTTCAGGTTTAGTAGTAGGTTTTGCGAACAGTGCCTTTGAATTATTAGCAGGTATCGGTGTATTTGCCGCACTTGGCTTTATGGCATTATCTGCTGGTCAAGAAGTGAATGAAGTGGCAAAAGGTGGTATCGGTTTAGCCTTCTTCGCCTTCCCAACTATTATTAACCAAGCGCCAATGGGTGCATTAGTCGGCGTACTGTTCTTCGGTTCACTTACCTTTGCAGCATTAACTTCTTTCATCTCTGTTGTGGAAGTTATCGTTTCTGCGGTACAAGATAAACTGAATGCAGGCCGTGTGAAAGCCACCTTAATCGTAGGTATTCCGATGATGGTCGTGTCTGTACTCTTATTCGGTACAACAACCGGCTTACCAATGTTAGATGTTATGGATAAATTCGTGAACCAATTCGGTATCGTTGCAGTGGCGTTTGTTTCACTGATTGCGATTGTAACTAACGAAAAACTCAGCACATTAGAGAAACACTTAAACGAAGTCTCTTCATTCAAAGTCGGCTTTATCTGGCGTTTATGTATCGTCATCACTTCGGGCGTATTAGCATTTATGCTGTTTAGCGAAATCAGCAAAGTGTACCGTGAAGGTTACGAAGGCTACCCAAGCTGGTTTGTGAATACCTTCGGTTGGGGAATGGCAATCGGCTTAGTGGTTGTGGCTTACCTACTTTCCAAATTATCTTGGAAAAATGAACCAAAAGGAGAATAA
- a CDS encoding HlyC/CorC family transporter, which translates to MDSIPLSSLFITLAILLVLSAFFSGSETGLMSLNRYKMRHLAAQGHKGAKLAEKLLARTDVLLSLILICNNLVNIAASAIATMIGMQLSGEAGIAIATGLLTFVMLVFSEILPKTIAAIYPEKVGFFASFILTPLKKLLSPIVFLMNMIINGLMKLLRIQKKDKQGLSAEELRSVVLDAGKFIPEEHREMLVSILDMEKVTVDDIMVPRNDISGIDIDDDWKAIMRQLNHAPHARVIIYKGDMDNNILGILRVREAFRLMLEKNEFTKEMLIRAIDEIYFIPEGTPLTTQLMNFKANKEKIGLVVDEYGDIKGLVTLADILEEIVGEFTTSSAPTLEQEVQPQSDGTVIIEGSANLRDLNKLFNWALPLEEVRTFNGLILEHLEKIPDEGMEFELYNLKVTILEVSENMVKQAKVEYLSTEESENTEAQLS; encoded by the coding sequence TTGGACAGTATTCCCCTGAGTAGTTTATTTATTACCTTAGCTATTCTTTTAGTACTCTCTGCTTTTTTCTCAGGCTCGGAAACCGGGCTGATGTCTTTAAACCGCTATAAAATGAGACACCTGGCAGCTCAAGGGCATAAAGGCGCAAAATTAGCGGAAAAACTCTTGGCACGCACAGACGTGCTACTTAGCCTTATCTTAATTTGTAATAACTTGGTTAATATCGCCGCTTCAGCTATTGCGACTATGATAGGAATGCAGCTTTCCGGTGAGGCTGGCATTGCGATTGCAACCGGTTTACTAACATTTGTTATGTTAGTTTTCTCTGAAATTTTACCTAAAACTATTGCGGCAATTTATCCTGAAAAAGTCGGTTTTTTTGCCAGCTTTATTCTGACTCCATTAAAAAAACTACTTAGCCCAATCGTCTTTTTGATGAATATGATTATTAACGGCTTGATGAAGCTGCTGCGTATTCAGAAAAAGGATAAACAAGGTTTAAGTGCTGAAGAACTACGCAGCGTGGTATTAGATGCCGGTAAATTTATTCCCGAAGAACATCGTGAGATGTTAGTTTCTATTTTAGATATGGAAAAGGTCACGGTAGACGATATTATGGTGCCTCGTAATGATATTAGTGGTATTGATATTGACGATGATTGGAAAGCCATTATGCGTCAGCTCAACCATGCACCACACGCTCGGGTGATTATCTATAAAGGCGATATGGATAACAATATTCTCGGTATTTTACGTGTGCGTGAAGCTTTTCGTCTAATGCTTGAGAAGAACGAATTTACCAAAGAAATGCTCATTCGTGCTATTGATGAGATTTATTTTATTCCTGAAGGTACGCCACTTACTACTCAGTTAATGAACTTTAAAGCCAATAAAGAGAAAATTGGTTTAGTAGTTGATGAATATGGCGATATTAAAGGTTTGGTGACACTAGCTGATATTTTAGAGGAGATTGTAGGGGAGTTTACCACCTCTTCTGCTCCAACGCTTGAACAGGAAGTTCAGCCTCAATCAGATGGTACTGTGATTATTGAGGGGTCAGCAAATCTACGTGATTTAAATAAGTTATTTAATTGGGCTCTGCCTTTAGAAGAAGTGAGAACTTTTAATGGTCTGATTTTGGAGCATTTAGAAAAAATTCCGGATGAAGGCATGGAATTTGAGTTATATAACTTGAAAGTAACTATTCTAGAAGTCAGTGAAAATATGGTGAAGCAAGCTAAAGTAGAATATTTATCTACAGAAGAGTCTGAGAATACGGAAGCTCAATTAAGTTAA